TCGGCGGCTACCTGGTCGAGTCGATCCAGGAGATCAGCGGACTGACCGTCGAGGAGGAGGTCGTCGAGGTCAAGCAGGTCAGCGACCAGGGCAAGCAGATCATCCGCAAGCAGCCCGGCGCGCGCCAGGCCGGTGAGATCACGATCACCCGGGGACTCGACCAGAGCAGCGAGTTCACCAAGTGGATCAAGGAGACGCTGAACAACGGCGCCGTCAACACCGCGCGGCAGAACCTGACCATCGAGATCAAGGACTCCGAGGGCAACACGGTCCGCCGTATCCAGCTGATGCAGGGCTGGGCCTCCAAGTGGGAGGGCCCCTCGCTGAAGGCGGGCGAGTCGTCGCCGGCCACCGAGTCCGTCACGATCACGTTCGAGGAGATCGTCGTCGAATGAGGCGCCGAACGGTGACGGCGGGCAACCTGGACGAGATCCTCCAGGCGACGGCGCCCGCCCAGGCGTCGGAGCAGGCGGCGGCCACCCCGGCCGCCGCCCCGCCGCGCCGCGAGGACCACGGGCTGCGCACCGAGTTCGAGTTCGAACTGCCGCGCGGGTACGTCGACGACGAGGGCACGGTGCACCGGCACGGCTCGATGCGCCTGGCCACCGCCCGCGACGAACTGCGGCCCCAGATCGACCTGCGGGTCAAGGAGAACCCGGCGTACCTGAGCGTGGTGCTGCTGAGCCAGGTGATCACCCGGCTCGGCAACATCACCGATGTGCACGCCGGGATCGTGGAGCGGATGTACGCCACCGACGTGGCGTTCCTCCAGGACTTCTACCGCCGCGTCAACAGCGAGGGCCACACCCGCGCGGCGGTCACCTGCCCGCACTGCGAGGGCGGCTTCGAGGTCGACCTCTCGGGTGGGCGCCTGGGGGAATCGTGACGTACGCCCTTCCCCGGCTCCGGGAGGAGATCGCGTACATCGCCTATCACTTCCACTGGCAACGCGAGGAGATCCTCGACCTGACCCACGGCGAACGCCAGCAGTGGGTGGCCGAGATCGCCCGTATCAACACCCGCATGAACGAAGGCGGTTGAGCACATGGCATGGCGGGACAGGCTGCGCCGCCGGGCCGCCGGAGCGGACACCGCGGGTCGCCCGCGGCGTACGGAGGGCTCCGGCGATTCGTCGGGGTCTGTACCGGGTCCGTCGGGTGACGGCGGGGGGACGTCCGGTGCCTCCGGCTCTTCCCTGCCCGGCGACTGGGACGGCGGCTGGCGCCGTACCGCGCCGCCGACCCTCACCGTGGCCCGTGCCCCGCTCGGCGTGAGCGACGGCCTCGCCTTCCGCGCGGGCCTGGCCTCCTGGCAGAACCCGTCCTTCGACAACGGCCTCGGCCACGCCCTGCTGCCGACGGCTCCGAACGGCCTGGTCCGCGGGGTCACCAGCCCGGCCGCTCCCCGGCCGACCCGTACTGGTGGGGGGCCGCTACTGCTTCGGGCGGTGCGGCCGGAGGGGGCGGATGGGGCGCTCGGGGGTTCGCCGGATGCGGGGGACCTGGGCGGCGGGGGGCAGGCTTCGGGTTCGGGTTCGTCCGGTTCTGGCTCTTCCGGTACGACGTCCCGCTCGGCGCCCGCCGGGGCCGGGCCCGTGGTTCAGCGTTCCGGCGACAACAGCGGTGCAGGGCAGGGACGTTCGGCCGACGCTCCGCGCACCCGTGGCATCACGTCCGCGGATTCTCCCGCCGTACTCTCCTCGTCGGCTCCCGCTGTCCAACGGGCTGCGGAGCCGGGCACGGCCCCTGCCGTGACGCCTACCGACACCGGCCGTTCGGCCGTCTCGCGCGAGATTCCGCTGGTACGACGGGTTGCGGTGGTCCCGGGTGCGACGGCCGACGCGGCTGGGGGCCGTTCCGGTGTGCCCGGGTCGGACTCCGGGAGCGCATCCCGGTCGTCCCGGTCGCCGGGAGGTTCGGGAGGGCGTACGACTTCCGGACCGGCCGTCCAGCTCCGGCCGGTGGGGCCCCGTCTGACCGTCGCCCGGCGCCAGTCCGGACCCGCGCGCCGCGTCCCCGCCCTGCGACCGGCCGCCCCCGACACCCGCCCAGCCCCTGACGCGTCCGACGCTCCCTCCGCACCGGCGGCCGGGACGACGGCGCCCGTACAGCGTGCCGCCACACGCACGGGCAGCCGCGCTCCTCTTGGCGCTCCGATGAGTGAACTGCCGTCCACGGCAACACCGTTGGCGGAGGGCACACCGGCACCGCGCCCCGCGTCAGGCACCGGATCCGCGTCCGGTCCCGCGCTTCCCGTCGTGCAGCGGCAGACGGAAGGCGGCGGCACGTCGGACGGCGGTGTGCAGGGCGCGGCTCAGGAGGGCCCCGCGCCGCGCCGGACGTCCGACGCGGGTCGGTCCGGGGCACGCGCGCGTGGTGGCCTGGGGGCGCCGCTTCCCGCGCTGCCGCCGAGCGCCGACGCACCCGGTTCCACCTCGTCCGGCGCCCGCGCTTCCCGTCCGGACATCCAGCGCGCTCCGGCCCGCCACGACGACCGCAGCTCCGCAAACGCACCGGGCCGCGACCGTACGCCCGCCGAGACCGCACCGCTCGCGCCCGGCCCGGACATCCAGCGCGCTCCGGCCCGCCACGACGACCGCAGCTCCGCAAACGCGCCGGGCCGTGACCGTACGCCCGCCGAGACCGCTCTCCCCGCGCGCGGGGAGAGCGGAACGGACGCGCCACTGCTGGGGTCGGTCGACGTCCAGCGCCGCGTCACGAACCCCTCCGCCACCGGGGACTCCACGTCACCCGGCCACCCCACGGACCACGGCACCGGACCCGCCACGCCCCTGGTGACGCCGTCCGCGTCCACCGCGTCGGAAGGCCCCATGAGCGCGGCAGCCCCGACAACTCCCGCACCCCCGGCCGGGAACGCCCCACGCCCCGGCGTGCAACAGCCCTCGACTCCGGGCGCCCCGGGCCCGGTCGTGGTGGCCCGCGCCCCGGCCGAAGGCACTCCGGACGCCCGGACCCCGGCCGCCGACCGGCCCACTGCCCCGGCGGCACCCCGCGCCGGGACCCCCGGCGCGGCCAACCCGCGTCCTCTCCCCGTGACCGGTTCCACGGCACCCTCCGTGCAGGCGGCGCCCCGCACCCACGGCACCACACGGGCCCCGGCCGCGGACCGGCCCACTGCCCCGGCGGCACCCCGCACCCACGGCACCGCAGGCACCGCCCGGACCCCCGGCACAGCCGACCCGCGCCCCCTCACCTTGACCGGCTCCGGAGCGCCCTCCGCCCCGGCGGCACCCCGCACCCTCCAACTGCTGCCCGCGCGCCCGCTCACCCTGAGCACCCGGGCCCCGGAAGGCGCCGCACAGCCCACCGCCACCCGCTCCGGCAACCGTCCCGTGGTGCCGATGCGCTGGCCGGGCGACCCGGCTGCCCCCCAGGGCCAGGGCGGCACCGGGACACCCGCACACCCGACGCCGGGCCCGTCCTCGGCGACCCCGGCGACGCCTCATGTGCAACGGTCCGCGACCCCGGGCCCCGGACCGGCGGCCCCGCAGGTCCAGCCTGCCTCGACCCCGCACCCCGGGTCGCAGAACTCGGGCGCACGAACGACCGGTTCCTCCGCCGCAGTCCAGCGCGTCCCCGTCGTACAGCTTGCGCCGCACCACAGTGAGACGCACGGGGTGCCCAGCCCGGCCGCCGCCACCCCCGCGCGGTCCCTGCCGGTGACCGCCCCGCAGACGCCGCCGCTCGCGGACCGCCCGGCGGTTCCGCCGGCGTCGGCGTCGGCGGGGAACGTACCCGTGATCCAGCTCCGGACCGCCGCGCCGGGCGGCAGGACCGGCGGCGCGGCAACCCCCGCACTCCCGGGGAGTATGGACAAGGCGCTCCCGACGCGCCATCGGCAGCCGGTCTCCGCAGCCGGTGATCTCGCCGAACCGGCCAAGCCCCGGCCGGGGAACGGCCGTTCGCGGCCGGTTTCCACGGGCTCCGAGAAGCCCGCCGCCGACCCGACCGCCTCCGCCAAGCGCACGGCCCACCGTGCGCAGACACCGCAGGACCCCGGCATGGACCTGGACGAGCTGGCGCGCCGCCTGATCGACCCGGTGGCCCGGTTGCTGCGTACCGAGCTGCGGCGTGGACGGGAACGTACAGGCCGCCCCTACGACGGACGCCGCTGAGAGCCCGGCACGGAACGGATGACGGACGAATGACGGACAACATCTTCGCGACGAGCGTGTTCTTCAAGCTCGTGATCGGCGGCAACGACCTGGGCGCCTTCCACACCTGCTCCGGCATGGGTGCCGAGGTCGAGATCGAGTCCTACGCCGAGGGCGGCAACAACGGCTTCACCCACAACCTGCCCGGGCGGGTGACCTGGTCGAACATCACACTCACCCGGCCGGTCACCAAGGACACGGCGAAGATCGCCCGCTGGCTCGACGAGACGCTGAAGCGGGTGGAGCCCAAGGACGGCGAGATCGTGGCGCTGAAACCGGACCTCACCCGGATCATCAGCTGGCAGGTGTTCGGGATCGTGCCGGTGCGCTGGCAGGGCCCGTCCTTCGACCCCAGCAACTCGGAGGCGGCGGTGGAGACGCTGGAGATCGCCCATGAGGGGCTGAGCCCTTCCTGACCCATTCTCATGAACCGCCCGCCGCCGATGTGATCGTCCCGGAAAGGAAGACCTGGCATGTCCAAAGCGTCCCGCACCAGTCGGGCCAGGGCTCAGCTCACCCTGAAGGAGCCCCCTGCCTCGGTCGGCGCGAAGCCCGGCGGGACGCTCGCGCGGATCAACCTCCAGTTCAACCCCTCCACCCTGGAGCTGAGCAAGACCACCGAGTGGCGGCGCACGCCGTCCCGGATGGCCGCGGAGTCGGCGCTGCCCGAGTTCGTCGGCAGC
This genomic window from Streptomyces sp. DG2A-72 contains:
- a CDS encoding phage tail protein, translated to MATGDALSTHVFGVQLGGYLVESIQEISGLTVEEEVVEVKQVSDQGKQIIRKQPGARQAGEITITRGLDQSSEFTKWIKETLNNGAVNTARQNLTIEIKDSEGNTVRRIQLMQGWASKWEGPSLKAGESSPATESVTITFEEIVVE
- a CDS encoding DUF6760 family protein, with amino-acid sequence MTYALPRLREEIAYIAYHFHWQREEILDLTHGERQQWVAEIARINTRMNEGG
- a CDS encoding phage tail protein produces the protein MTDNIFATSVFFKLVIGGNDLGAFHTCSGMGAEVEIESYAEGGNNGFTHNLPGRVTWSNITLTRPVTKDTAKIARWLDETLKRVEPKDGEIVALKPDLTRIISWQVFGIVPVRWQGPSFDPSNSEAAVETLEIAHEGLSPS